A window from Enterocloster bolteae encodes these proteins:
- a CDS encoding methyl-accepting chemotaxis protein codes for MENSEGRGRINRKEGRGCRRSSISFKISLSLLLVLIPFLIILITMACVMAAGAISALNDKILEVQTDYAVSSVDDFFSSKVTAAGMFRDNDDLQTYFASVSREEDISAYNQLDDVLRVLNSALVQMGEKEKVMEAWVADPRTDSYLLSNGSVVDAGLEDTQWYESVISGGSTIITEPFLDPATHEMIVSIVSPVVSGNGSEITGLFGFDVYLDTLKQTLSDIKVGEAGYLELISNSSDYIYSDDPTASGKNVSEIKISDDYKNKVKNNYNGFADFTYSGVKYTAMFRNCDTTDWLAVATLPLSEVNHTRNYLIETMAFVSILMLALLVLLIVFAVRRVLKPLGGISASMEAFSRGNLDVDIRAAGDDEIGRLSESVRSSVRSLKDIIEDITYILTEVSAGNLAVPVEGNYIGDFRFIREALEQIIASLNDTLRQINISAEQVSCGSEQVSAGAQTLSRGAAEQAGSVEELATVINDLSQKITSNADLASEGSRLAANVGEEAVKSDGRMQELQNAIHNIKTSTFKIREIIRTIEDIAFQTNILAINAAVEAARAGDAGKGFAVVAGEVRNLASKSAQASRNSADLITHSLKAVEDGTLIVDATAVSMRNALNGVQNVVKTMDDIASASREQAYSVEQVTREMEQIAGVIQENSATAEESAAASEELSAQALLLKGLLERFRFDNTDVL; via the coding sequence ATGGAAAACTCAGAAGGCAGAGGCAGGATTAACCGAAAGGAGGGCAGAGGATGCAGAAGGAGCTCCATCTCTTTTAAAATCAGCCTGAGCCTTTTACTGGTACTGATTCCCTTTTTAATTATACTTATTACCATGGCCTGTGTCATGGCAGCCGGGGCCATTTCCGCCCTGAATGACAAAATACTGGAGGTTCAGACAGATTATGCAGTCTCCAGCGTGGATGACTTTTTCAGCAGCAAGGTTACAGCAGCCGGCATGTTTCGGGATAATGATGATTTGCAGACATATTTTGCATCTGTCTCCAGGGAGGAAGATATCAGTGCTTATAACCAACTGGACGATGTGCTGAGGGTGCTTAATAGTGCTTTGGTTCAGATGGGGGAAAAGGAGAAGGTGATGGAGGCCTGGGTGGCAGATCCAAGGACAGACAGCTACCTTCTGTCAAACGGCAGTGTGGTGGACGCCGGTTTGGAGGATACTCAATGGTATGAATCTGTGATTTCAGGGGGAAGTACCATCATAACAGAACCATTTCTGGATCCGGCCACTCATGAGATGATTGTCTCCATCGTGTCACCGGTAGTATCCGGGAATGGTTCAGAGATAACAGGTCTTTTTGGATTTGACGTATACCTGGATACACTTAAGCAGACACTTTCCGATATAAAGGTAGGAGAGGCAGGATACCTGGAGTTGATTTCCAACAGCTCGGATTACATCTACAGCGACGACCCCACTGCATCCGGCAAAAATGTCAGTGAGATAAAAATATCGGATGATTATAAAAACAAGGTAAAAAATAATTACAATGGATTTGCGGATTTTACATATTCCGGCGTCAAATACACAGCCATGTTCCGGAACTGTGATACAACGGACTGGCTGGCCGTGGCCACGCTGCCTTTGTCAGAAGTAAACCACACCCGCAATTATCTGATAGAGACAATGGCGTTCGTGTCCATTCTGATGCTGGCCCTGCTGGTCCTGCTGATTGTATTTGCGGTCCGCAGGGTGCTGAAGCCTCTGGGGGGCATCAGCGCCAGTATGGAGGCATTTTCCAGGGGGAATCTGGATGTGGATATACGGGCTGCCGGGGATGATGAGATTGGAAGACTATCTGAAAGCGTCCGTTCCTCAGTGCGCTCCTTAAAGGATATCATCGAGGATATCACCTATATACTGACAGAGGTTTCGGCGGGAAACCTGGCTGTGCCGGTGGAGGGGAATTATATAGGTGATTTCAGGTTTATCCGGGAAGCTCTGGAGCAAATCATCGCTTCTCTGAATGATACCTTAAGGCAAATAAACATCTCGGCAGAGCAGGTTTCCTGCGGTTCGGAACAGGTTTCCGCGGGGGCCCAGACACTGTCCAGGGGGGCTGCGGAACAGGCAGGATCCGTGGAGGAACTGGCAACTGTTATCAATGACCTTTCCCAGAAGATTACATCCAATGCCGACCTCGCCTCAGAGGGCAGCCGCTTGGCCGCAAATGTGGGAGAGGAGGCTGTAAAAAGCGATGGCAGGATGCAGGAGCTGCAGAACGCCATACACAATATTAAGACCAGTACCTTTAAAATACGTGAAATCATCAGGACCATAGAGGATATTGCGTTTCAAACCAACATACTGGCTATCAATGCTGCTGTGGAGGCTGCACGGGCCGGGGACGCGGGGAAGGGATTTGCCGTGGTGGCAGGGGAGGTCAGAAACCTGGCATCCAAAAGCGCCCAGGCATCCAGGAATTCAGCTGACCTTATCACCCATTCGTTAAAGGCAGTGGAGGATGGGACACTAATTGTGGACGCCACAGCTGTTTCCATGCGAAATGCATTGAACGGGGTGCAGAATGTGGTAAAGACCATGGACGATATAGCGTCTGCATCCAGGGAACAGGCGTATTCCGTGGAACAGGTGACCCGGGAGATGGAACAGATAGCAGGCGTGATTCAGGAGAATTCAGCCACGGCCGAGGAAAGCGCGGCAGCCAGCGAGGAGCTTTCAGCCCAGGCGCTGCTGCTGAAAGGACTCTTAGAGCGGTTCCGTTTTGACAATACGGATGTACTGTGA
- a CDS encoding BlaI/MecI/CopY family transcriptional regulator, producing MEKEISLPEAQMEVMEVIWDKGGRTMFGVLGEELAARGKSWKPNTILTLLSRLTENGMLTVRKQGRLNEYVSLVSREEYRQTQARLLVDRIFGGDTKHLISALVSQEYLTEEDYEELKAFWEKGGDKG from the coding sequence ATGGAGAAGGAAATATCACTGCCTGAGGCACAAATGGAGGTTATGGAGGTCATCTGGGACAAAGGAGGAAGGACCATGTTCGGCGTTCTGGGGGAGGAACTGGCAGCCAGGGGAAAGTCTTGGAAGCCCAATACCATTCTGACTCTGTTATCACGTCTGACTGAAAATGGTATGCTGACCGTGCGCAAGCAGGGCAGGCTGAACGAATATGTTTCCCTGGTGTCCAGGGAGGAGTACCGGCAGACCCAGGCCCGGCTTCTGGTAGACCGGATATTTGGCGGAGACACAAAGCATCTGATATCCGCTCTTGTCAGTCAGGAATATCTGACGGAGGAGGATTATGAGGAGCTGAAGGCGTTCTGGGAGAAGGGAGGAGATAAGGGATGA
- a CDS encoding M56 family metallopeptidase — protein sequence MNMCLKMLFTLSLSGTALILVLLGATRIFGSHMGRRWQYYIWLAAVLRLLLPIPSPAGLIFPDALSSGMSAGLLSDGGNLYAWMDGRSGSGNPAGQPESVMGVRPGTGTERLAETGDMEEMAFTVGDTAKADTAKAYTAKAPGLYLFLLTLWLSVAALLMGRRIWNYRSAARLYKRNESLAIARDGGLEAYGAPLEEACRVCGLNRRPRLVVSSTLPSPVTMGLLSPVIIMPGDFPAERAYYVFLHELTHVRRMDGFYKWLVEAAVCLHWFNPAVYVLQKEVSRACELSCDEEVIRRMDGRNKHLYGEILLTALRRRPMPVSADMGLPLSENAKWMKERLVSIMEFRKRSRPWSLAACIMSATIVSMAVLCGFAPLQRENGTVGAENVLTGAADRLGAQTIAGIGKADTSVRSGGSFADSETISWNEYEDVRRSPDQKSLQTKMFWVNGYIVVLAWNVDPGQYDVVRQVDGKPLCFTGRTEQYADNSAIAEAVRQSIEKQKLSKSKYGFRPEQMALLEAAGPFEGTADELAQRFYEADNLSYFAAVSGSVSPETCASLMEQFYAENQIEYFAIISENDAPSLKARKTEMAKQAARAGNTDIFSILKDELTDADKAEIARNAYQTDHADIFYMTYESLNQEQAGEMAIQAYEEDRVEYLYVLKERLSSSQISSLKERAGRDGKQEFLYVLD from the coding sequence ATGAATATGTGCCTGAAGATGCTCTTTACCCTGTCACTGTCAGGAACAGCACTGATTTTGGTGCTCCTTGGAGCCACACGGATATTTGGCAGCCATATGGGGCGCAGATGGCAGTATTACATCTGGCTGGCAGCCGTGCTCAGGCTGCTTTTGCCCATACCATCCCCGGCCGGCCTTATCTTTCCGGATGCTTTAAGCAGCGGGATGTCCGCCGGCCTTCTGTCTGACGGGGGGAATCTTTATGCCTGGATGGATGGACGTTCCGGCAGCGGAAATCCTGCGGGACAGCCGGAATCGGTTATGGGAGTGCGTCCGGGAACGGGGACGGAGAGATTGGCGGAAACAGGAGATATGGAGGAGATGGCTTTCACGGTGGGAGATACCGCAAAAGCTGATACCGCAAAGGCCTATACCGCAAAGGCCCCTGGGCTGTATCTGTTTCTCCTTACACTGTGGCTGTCTGTGGCCGCTTTGCTGATGGGAAGAAGGATATGGAATTACAGGTCCGCAGCCAGGCTGTATAAGAGAAATGAATCCCTGGCTATTGCCCGTGATGGGGGGCTGGAGGCCTATGGCGCACCGCTGGAGGAAGCCTGCCGTGTCTGCGGCCTGAACAGGAGACCGAGGCTGGTGGTCAGCAGCACCCTTCCTTCGCCGGTGACAATGGGGCTGTTGTCCCCTGTTATCATCATGCCTGGTGATTTTCCGGCAGAGAGGGCATATTATGTATTTCTGCATGAGCTCACCCATGTCCGGCGTATGGATGGGTTTTACAAGTGGCTGGTGGAGGCGGCCGTATGCCTGCACTGGTTTAACCCGGCTGTGTATGTGCTGCAAAAGGAGGTATCCCGGGCCTGTGAACTGTCCTGTGACGAGGAGGTAATCCGCCGTATGGACGGCAGGAATAAACACCTTTATGGCGAGATTCTCCTCACCGCGCTCAGGCGCCGTCCCATGCCGGTGAGTGCAGATATGGGCCTTCCTCTCAGTGAAAATGCAAAGTGGATGAAGGAGAGGCTGGTTTCGATCATGGAATTCAGAAAGAGAAGCAGGCCATGGTCCCTGGCAGCCTGTATAATGTCTGCAACAATCGTGTCCATGGCTGTGCTGTGCGGATTTGCTCCGTTACAGAGGGAAAATGGGACGGTTGGGGCAGAGAATGTTCTGACAGGCGCGGCAGATCGGCTGGGAGCGCAGACGATAGCGGGAATTGGGAAAGCAGATACATCCGTCAGGTCCGGCGGGAGCTTTGCCGATTCAGAAACGATCAGCTGGAATGAGTATGAGGATGTGCGCCGCAGTCCGGACCAGAAAAGCCTTCAGACAAAAATGTTCTGGGTCAATGGTTATATCGTGGTTCTGGCCTGGAACGTGGACCCCGGCCAGTATGATGTAGTCCGGCAGGTTGACGGAAAGCCTTTATGCTTTACTGGCAGGACGGAGCAATATGCAGATAACAGCGCCATAGCTGAGGCAGTGCGGCAGTCTATTGAAAAGCAAAAGCTGAGTAAGAGCAAATACGGGTTCCGGCCGGAGCAGATGGCCCTGTTGGAAGCGGCAGGCCCCTTTGAAGGTACGGCGGATGAATTGGCCCAGCGCTTCTATGAGGCGGATAATCTGTCCTACTTTGCAGCCGTGTCAGGCAGTGTAAGCCCGGAAACCTGTGCCAGCCTGATGGAACAGTTTTATGCCGAGAACCAGATAGAGTATTTTGCCATTATCTCGGAAAATGATGCCCCATCCCTTAAGGCCAGAAAAACAGAGATGGCAAAGCAGGCTGCCAGGGCCGGGAATACGGACATTTTTTCCATATTAAAGGATGAGCTGACGGATGCTGATAAGGCGGAAATCGCCCGGAATGCATACCAGACAGACCATGCAGATATATTCTATATGACATATGAGTCATTGAATCAGGAACAGGCCGGGGAAATGGCTATTCAGGCTTATGAAGAGGACCGGGTGGAATATCTCTATGTTCTTAAGGAGCGGCTGTCCTCCAGCCAGATTTCATCCCTGAAGGAACGTGCCGGAAGGGATGGGAAGCAGGAGTTCTTATATGTGCTGGATTAA
- a CDS encoding MgtC/SapB family protein: MNQFVTEQLIYVLRLVAAALCGGLIGCERQSKKKTAGTRTHVIIAVASAMMMIISKYGFGDVLNEYVKLDPSRVAAGVVTAIGFIGSGIIIFRNNSVNGITTSAGIWATVGVGMSMGAGMYILGAVSTAIVMLSELFLGRKGYFSRRNGEDKEVEIEYCESLDEDIFQFINRTLQDQNCKMVNIQLTEEASTYVLTAQLKTPAYYDMSGLVGELKKKGQLKRISVQ; encoded by the coding sequence ATGAATCAATTTGTCACGGAACAGCTTATCTACGTATTACGGCTGGTGGCCGCTGCTCTCTGCGGCGGCCTTATTGGCTGCGAGAGGCAGAGTAAAAAGAAGACGGCAGGCACCAGGACCCATGTAATTATTGCTGTGGCCTCTGCCATGATGATGATTATTTCCAAGTATGGGTTCGGGGATGTGCTGAACGAGTATGTAAAACTGGACCCTTCCCGTGTGGCTGCGGGGGTGGTTACGGCCATTGGCTTTATTGGTTCAGGCATCATTATTTTCCGGAACAACAGCGTGAACGGAATCACTACCTCGGCCGGAATATGGGCGACTGTGGGCGTGGGTATGTCCATGGGAGCGGGAATGTATATTCTGGGGGCTGTATCCACGGCTATCGTGATGCTCTCGGAACTGTTCCTGGGCAGGAAAGGTTATTTTTCCAGAAGGAACGGGGAGGACAAAGAGGTGGAGATTGAATACTGTGAAAGTCTGGATGAGGACATCTTCCAGTTCATCAACCGGACATTGCAGGACCAAAACTGCAAGATGGTGAATATCCAGCTTACAGAGGAGGCGTCCACCTATGTGCTGACGGCCCAGTTAAAAACGCCTGCGTATTACGATATGTCCGGACTGGTGGGAGAGCTTAAGAAAAAAGGCCAGCTGAAGCGTATATCCGTGCAGTGA
- a CDS encoding tyrosine-type recombinase/integrase: protein MSQLSYHEQVDRENILRLRNLIKDLPPFCGDFFRGIEPRTSSRTRIAYAYDLHVFFDFLHKENPALARITVQDIKLDQLDQLSVTDFEEYMEYLKYRFNDKNQEVMNKERGIMRKISSLKSFYNYYYRNERIKNNPAALVQLPKLHEKEIIRLDVDEVALLLDEVEQGDKLTDKQKNYHAKTKTRDLALLTLLLGTGIRVSECVGLNISDIDFKNGGIRIYRKGGKEVTVYFGTEVEDALLDYLEERDRIIPEQGHEDALFLSLQRRRMAVRSVENLVKKYARTVAPLKPITPHKLRSTYGTNLYRETGDIYLVADVLGHSDVNTTKRHYAALEDERRRSARNKVRLREK, encoded by the coding sequence ATGAGTCAATTATCATACCATGAACAGGTAGACCGGGAAAACATTCTGCGGCTGCGCAATCTGATAAAAGACCTGCCGCCATTCTGCGGAGACTTTTTCCGCGGAATCGAGCCCAGGACATCCTCCAGGACCAGGATCGCCTATGCCTATGACCTGCATGTGTTCTTTGATTTCCTCCATAAGGAAAATCCGGCCCTTGCCAGGATTACGGTGCAGGATATCAAACTGGACCAGCTGGACCAGCTGTCTGTCACGGATTTTGAGGAATATATGGAATACCTGAAATATCGTTTCAATGACAAGAACCAGGAGGTCATGAACAAGGAACGGGGAATCATGCGAAAAATATCCTCCCTGAAAAGTTTCTACAACTACTATTACAGGAACGAGCGAATTAAGAACAATCCGGCGGCCCTGGTACAATTGCCCAAGCTCCATGAAAAGGAAATCATCCGGCTGGACGTGGATGAGGTGGCCCTTCTTCTGGACGAGGTGGAACAGGGTGACAAGCTGACCGATAAACAGAAAAATTACCATGCCAAAACAAAGACGCGGGACCTGGCCCTTCTTACCCTCCTTCTGGGAACCGGAATCCGTGTGTCTGAATGTGTGGGGCTGAATATCTCCGACATTGATTTTAAGAACGGCGGCATCCGCATATACCGCAAGGGCGGCAAGGAGGTGACCGTATACTTCGGAACAGAGGTGGAGGACGCCCTTTTAGACTACCTGGAGGAACGCGACCGCATCATCCCGGAGCAGGGACATGAGGACGCCCTTTTTCTCTCCCTGCAGCGCAGGCGAATGGCTGTGCGCAGCGTGGAAAATCTGGTTAAAAAGTATGCCCGCACCGTAGCTCCTTTAAAACCAATCACCCCTCACAAGCTGCGCAGCACCTATGGCACCAACCTGTACAGGGAGACAGGCGACATCTATCTGGTGGCCGATGTGCTTGGCCACTCCGATGTCAATACCACTAAGCGGCACTATGCCGCGCTGGAGGATGAGAGAAGACGCAGCGCCAGGAATAAGGTCAGGCTTCGGGAGAAATAG